Within the Gracilinema caldarium DSM 7334 genome, the region GCATAGGATTCCCATTATCAACATACAGGTAAACAGGTCGTGTTCCATTCCGTGCAACCATTCTTTCAAAACACTGGCTCGCTAATGATGTTGTCTCCCGGTTATGAATCTCCCAGCCGACAATCTTTCTACTCCAGCGCCCAATTCCCCTAGGCCTGAGAATATGTGGGGTCATTGTCAATGTTTTTTTATAGGCCGTAGCGGCCTCTTGAGAGCGTTCCAGCTTTTGCAATACATCGCCAATGACCAGGTAAAAAGACTGATAGGCAGGAGCCAACAAAATGGCCTCCTAATATTAAGCTTTGACAGCTTCCTCGTACCCGCCAGTGGCCTGGAGGGTATTTGCTTCTGCTACAAGGGCATTGGCTTGCTCTTGCGGCACCGGAACAGTGGTAGATAGCCGGGGTGAGAGTTTCTTGTAGAGGTATGCCGCCTTGATCAAAATATCAGCAAACTCGGGATCATTTGCTTCAAATTCTCGAACAGCCAGAACGCCGATATTAATGCGCTTTTTCGCTTCCGCGGTCGGTACACGCTCATGATTAACATCATCTTGCATGGCTTGCAACTGGGTTTGAATCACTTGCAGCACCTGCCAGCCCGGCGCGTGGGCCAACCTGTCATTGACCATCTTACTTGCTGAGTCTAGCAATCCGCTCAATTCGGATATTTCCACACTCATATCATTCCCCTAAGGTATGAAAACTACCCTTGTCAGCAGAAAAGAACTGGACACCTCCACCAATACAAGAAAAATTGATAGGAATTGTCATTTCGTGGTTTTTACGGTTTTGCGTCGAAATTCGGTTTTTCCCCTAAAATTATTTTCCAGCCCGAACAACTAAACCAATCAAAAATTTCGGCAACGCCAACACTGTGAAGTATAATTTCAGTCTATTTCTGCCGTCAATCCCTGATTCGAGCCAATGTGACAAAGCTCAAAAATATAACTCCCCCTCAAAGCCATATAACCTCCGGTTTTGAGTTTTTATCCTGTTCCGCATAAACTTCATTTTGGGAGTGGAACCTAGGGAATTCTCCAAAGGATTGGTTACTGACAACACAGACGCACAGCAGTGGCCGCCTTGCAGCAAGGGAGAAAAATTCAGACAGTAGCGAGAATAGTAACTTGGATACCTCTTCAAACAAGCGTTTATCAGATTTAAAGTATGGCTTTAGATTCTTGGGAATCGTAAACACAAATTGCCAATGCGATAAATCCAACAGCAAGTCCTAAGCCAGGTATTCAGCATAGAGTAAGGTCCTCTTTTGGTTGCAGGATGGACAAAGATTGAAAACCTTGCACGAAAACGGCCTGAAGTAGGAATGACCACAATCTTCGTAACGGATACGAGCTACACCTTTTGACCAGTCGGCGAAACCAGTGAATTGCTCTAGGCGGTCAAGAATTGTCTGGGGTGGACTGGCATAGGCTTGGTACTGAGTAAGAGAATTGCGGACTATGGTCTGGATTACTCCTTCCCGATGGGGAATAAGTGTATATGCAGTCTGCACCAAACACATAGAGACAGTTACAAAACAATATGACTCTTCACTATTTTATATGGATAAGCATCTCAGCTTACCAGCGACCCGGTAAGTAATCTGTAAGCATATCCGGTCTTAATAGTCAGGTTCTCAGGATTTTTAAACCAAGATATAATTATTTTGTTTAAATCTTTTACTTCAATCTGTTCTCTCTGACGAGTTTCATCAACACCAACTCGATAGACCTGGAGAAAACCGGATTGTTCACGAGCCCAGGGAACTTCATGCATACAGGTATATTTTGTATTGAAAACAATCAAGGTAAATATCCAATTTTTTAGGCCAAGAATCGCCTGAAATATTTTTGCCTACCCACACGTTTGAGCGAAGAGCCCTAAAATTGTAAAAATTTATGGGATCCGAATTTCGTTCCTTAACACCTTCCGAACAAAACGGCCCGATTCGGAAAGGTCCGAATCTTTCCAATAGCCCTTTCCTTCCCGGTCAGCGTTGTACACCAGGGCGCCTGATTCTTCTCCCTTGTTATTGACCGACCAGTTAACCCAGGAAATCTTATGCTTTTTCAGGAATGAAAGCCACTCTTTGGATTTTTCCATATAAAAGCCGCCGCCCCCGGAAGCATCGGAGGTGCCCCATTCGGTTACAAAAAGAGGAAGTCCCTTAGCCAGCGCTTTCTCAGCTTTGGCTCGCAGTTCTTGTCCATGGGTCCCCGCGTAGAAATGGAGGGTATACATGATATTTTTCTGATTCTGTATGGGGTCCGCTGCAGCCACATCCACATCCTGACTCCAATTGGGGGTCCCCACAATGATGATATTATCCGGATCATACTGGCGAATTGCCGCAATTACTGCTTCCGCATAGGGCTTTATATTGCCCTGCCAGGTCACATCCTTACCGTTGGGCTCATTGCAGATTTCATAGATAATATGAGGGTACTTTCTATATTGCTGTGCTATATCTGTAAAAAACTCGATAGCCTTTGCCTGATACGCCTGGGGATTTTTATCACTGAGAACATGCCAGTCCACAATCACATAAACACCGAGCTTTAAAGCTGCTTCTATGGAACTGATGACCTTTTCTTTGATGACAGGGTTCTGGATATAACCTCCCTCGGTAAGATACATGGCCGCCCGCCATACCTGGATATTCCAGTCATCCCGGAGCCATCCTATGACATCCTCATTGGCATACTTGCCAGCCCACTGGAGACCAAAACTACTCATTCCCCGAAGCTGTATCGGTTTACCCCCTTCGGTGCATAGCTTGGTACCAATTACCTGCAATTGGCCGAAGCGTTCCACTACGGTCTTGCCATTTTTATCCACCGAAAGCTGAGTATCATCAATCCCACAGGCTGATATCAACATGACCATCAAACCAAGGATTCCAAACCATGCAGTGCGTTCTTTCATCATCCTACTTCCCCCATTATCGTTATAGGGGACCTCTAAAACTTCACTTTTTAGAGGCGCTCTATAATGATAAGGTCACATTTATTGAATATTTTCAAACAATGCACATTAGTTTAATCTACTTTAGGAGAAAGTCAAGCTAAGAATCGGTCATGAGCTATTCAAGATGCACTAAATAGACAAGCGAGGCTCGACCTTGGTCGAACTCTTTTTC harbors:
- a CDS encoding immunity protein Tsi6 family protein yields the protein MSVEISELSGLLDSASKMVNDRLAHAPGWQVLQVIQTQLQAMQDDVNHERVPTAEAKKRINIGVLAVREFEANDPEFADILIKAAYLYKKLSPRLSTTVPVPQEQANALVAEANTLQATGGYEEAVKA
- a CDS encoding glycoside hydrolase family 5 protein; the encoded protein is MMKERTAWFGILGLMVMLISACGIDDTQLSVDKNGKTVVERFGQLQVIGTKLCTEGGKPIQLRGMSSFGLQWAGKYANEDVIGWLRDDWNIQVWRAAMYLTEGGYIQNPVIKEKVISSIEAALKLGVYVIVDWHVLSDKNPQAYQAKAIEFFTDIAQQYRKYPHIIYEICNEPNGKDVTWQGNIKPYAEAVIAAIRQYDPDNIIIVGTPNWSQDVDVAAADPIQNQKNIMYTLHFYAGTHGQELRAKAEKALAKGLPLFVTEWGTSDASGGGGFYMEKSKEWLSFLKKHKISWVNWSVNNKGEESGALVYNADREGKGYWKDSDLSESGRFVRKVLRNEIRIP
- a CDS encoding DDE-type integrase/transposase/recombinase → MAPAYQSFYLVIGDVLQKLERSQEAATAYKKTLTMTPHILRPRGIGRWSRKIVGWEIHNRETTSLASQCFERMVARNGTRPVYLYVDNGNPMQEHAQQWFADFVHWYIT